ctagtcagcatggattaggcgctgtattgtgtcagcagcaaggtgacaccagacgtgtcctagcatatgctagccgcagactatgccaggctgagaagaatgaccgtaattatagtagcatgaagttggagttgcttgccttaaaatgggcagttgctgaaaaattcaggggttacttgcttggttcaaagtttgttgtcctgactgataacaatcccctctgccacctcaagacagcctcgttaggtgctatagagcagaggtgggtagcgcaactgtctgtttttgatttcgaggttaagtaccatcctggttgcagtaatgccgccgcagatgctctctctaggcaggagtttgcaggggagcctcaaacagaccctgactcggattttgacaactgtatcgctgtgtgtaacctgattgagcgaggaacagttctggatcctggtcttgtctctagaggtctggagtgttacaaagtgaggcagatccgtgctggggagtcgaggtctggtgagacaggtactaaacagggcaacacccccacactgccaggttataccagagaggagctggtaggttttcaggccggtgaccccaccctaaaagagtttagggcattttgggatcgggggaggaggccatgtcccagagagagagcagccctgtctagtcaagtgaaaagattgttgaaacaatggagatgcatacaacaacgagaagggttgttatacagggttatcacagacccacgtcatggagaagtgtggcagttactcgtgcctagttgtttgagggaccaagttctagaaaatgtacataacaacatgggacatcagggcatggagcgcactgtaaacttgctaagaggaaggtgtttttgggtagggctatgtgaggatgttgaaagctgggttaaaaactgcgagcggtgcattttgaccaagatgcctcagccaaaaatccatgctccagttcaggcattcctggcctcccgacctctagaagtggtggctgttgattttacagtgttggaggcagcttcacatggccgtgaaaatgtccttgttgtgaccgatgtgtttacaaagttcacacaagcgtatgctaccaaagaccagaaggctgacactacagctaaagttttgctcagggagtggttcatgaaatatggggtcccagagagactgcactcagaccaaggtcgaaatgtcgagagtgaaattatagcagagctgtgcaaactctatggggttaaaaagacacggacaactccctacaggccacagggaaacggtcagtgtgaaagatacaatcgcacactccatgacttgttaaggacactccaaccagagaaaaaaaagcgttggccagagcatctgactgaagtagtatatgcctataatgtcactcctcattccaccacagggtactcgccttattatttgcttttcggggtacagccacatctcccagtagacgctttattagggcgtgagtgtgtgtcagacaggaaacaggattggttgtctgttcatcaggagagactcagacaggcacacgagagagccagagagtactcagagcagaaggcagctgagaggatctcactgcaaaatgagaaggtgtattgtcctcctgtggacatggtcagttggttttcctacgtcacagacccccaggtagacataagattcaggacacatggacctcaacagtctacaaggtagttgacatccagggtaccacacacaccgttgaaacttttgagggaggtcccattaaaagagttcataggtcagagttgcaaccttgtgcaaaaccagttcccaaacccagaactagaactaggttacagaccactacacagcctgtagctgaggatgagcccgagtcacctgaggctgactttgttattgttgaggaagtcatccctcgccggcttgtgcaagtacctaacctgcctcttgcagcagaaagtgttagtttacatgtgacagcacccacagaggagagtgacggtgaaggacctgaggaaggttattcagatatgagaaattgtggcacagaaacagaatgtgttaatgatgtgcatccaggcgttagcgacagtgacttgcccattattgaaaacagggacaggcccgcactaacagatgatgctgttggagcaggacgtagaacctatgcacctaaacctgccattaggaaaagcaagcgggaaatggctggatctcattcaaacccatttcatctgccaaagtcagcctgtaatgcagtctcagtcagcacagacatgttcTCTAAGGtgttgacaagcctgggtgctgctctctttcaaaaggccttgcagggagtatttgagtcagttcatgtttcgtagtcaccgaggacgttgactatatttgctggggagtatgtagccgggtggtaagtctgttaaatatgttaaatgattttccacttaaatttagtatagtttaactgttaatatatgtaattgttacactgtcaagccatgtaaaatgtcatttgatgtatttaaatt
The nucleotide sequence above comes from Lampris incognitus isolate fLamInc1 chromosome 10, fLamInc1.hap2, whole genome shotgun sequence. Encoded proteins:
- the LOC130119374 gene encoding uncharacterized protein LOC130119374 — its product is MWTPECDSSFEQLKEKLTSAPILGFADFTQPFVVETDASQHGLGAVLCQQQGDTRRVLAYASRRLCQAEKNDRNYSSMKLELLALKWAVAEKFRGYLLGSKFVVLTDNNPLCHLKTASLGAIEQRWVAQLSVFDFEVKYHPGCSNAAADALSRQEFAGEPQTDPDSDFDNCIAVCNLIERGTVLDPGLVSRGLECYKVRQIRAGESRSGETGTKQGNTPTLPGYTREELVGFQAGDPTLKEFRAFWDRGRRPCPRERAALSSQVKRLLKQWRCIQQREGLLYRVITDPRHGEVWQLLVPSCLRDQVLENVHNNMGHQGMERTVNLLRGRCFWVGLCEDVESWVKNCERCILTKMPQPKIHAPVQAFLASRPLEVVAVDFTVLEAASHGRENVLVVTDVFTKFTQAYATKDQKADTTAKVLLREWFMKYGVPERLHSDQGRNVESEIIAELCKLYGVKKTRTTPYRPQGNGQCERYNRTLHDLLRTLQPEKKKRWPEHLTEVVYAYNVTPHSTTGYSPYYLLFGVQPHLPVDALLGRECVSDRKQDWLSVHQERLRQAHERAREYSEQKAAERISLQNEKVYCPPVDMVSWFSYVTDPQVDIRFRTHGPQQSTR